The following proteins are encoded in a genomic region of Arachis stenosperma cultivar V10309 chromosome 4, arast.V10309.gnm1.PFL2, whole genome shotgun sequence:
- the LOC130975064 gene encoding uncharacterized protein LOC130975064 — protein MPLYAKFLKELMTKKRSWRNNETVVLTEECSAIIQHKLPQKLKDIGSFQIPCIIGEITVEKALCDLGASINLMSSAMMKRMKIEEAKPTRMALQLADRSLKFPQGIVEDLLVKVGDFIFPADFVVLDMEEEAKASIILERPFLATAGAIIDVQKGEITLRLHDEKMIFNVIKAMSYPQDSLGECMRLDSMEAILQETLEEEEIKELTEEDESTLSEEVATAEVHDQGTLEEKNEEKEAPKLELKELPPTLKWEKIEAF, from the coding sequence ATGCCGCTTTATGCTAAGTTCTTGAAGGAGTTAATGACTAAAAAGAGAAGTTGGAGAAACAATGAGACAGTGGTGTTAACCGAAgaatgtagtgccatcattcagcACAAGTTACCCCAAAAATTAAAGGATATAGGGAGCTTCCAAATCCCTTGTATCATAGGAGAAATCACAGTGGAGAAGGCCTTGTGCGATCTAGGAGCCAGCATAAATCTGATGTCTTCAGCAATGATGAAAAgaatgaagattgaggaagccaaaccGACAAGGATGGCCCTACAATTGGCAGACCGATCATTAAAATTTCCCCAGGGAATAGTGGAGGATTTGTTGGTAAAGGTGGGAGACTTTATTTTTCCAGCAGACTTTGTAGTGCTAGACATGGAGGAGGAAGCTAAGGCATCCATCATTTTGGAaaggccattcttagccactgCCGGAGCCATTATTGACGTCCAGAAGGGTGAAATTACTCTTAGATTGCATGATGAGAAGATGATATTCAATGTGATCAAGGCCATGAGTTACCCACAGGACTCATTAGGAGAGTGTATGAGGTTGGATTCAATGGAAGCTATATTACAAGAAACTCTGGAGGAGGAAGAAATTAAGGAGCTAACAGAAGAAGATGAATCAACATTGAGCGAAGAGGTAGCAACAGCTGAGGTTCATGACCAGGGGACACTAGAAGAAAAGAATGAAGAGAAAGAAGCACCCAAACTTGAACTGAAGGAATTGCCACCGACCCTCAAATGGGAGAAAATAGAAGCTTTCTAG